Proteins encoded together in one Hevea brasiliensis isolate MT/VB/25A 57/8 chromosome 16, ASM3005281v1, whole genome shotgun sequence window:
- the LOC110672379 gene encoding uncharacterized protein LOC110672379: protein MDASNARVHSFGQTEINWDKLDKTKFYVVGAGIFTGITVALYPVSVVKTRLQVATKDTVERNVFSVVRGILKTDGIPGLYRGFGTVITGAIPARIIFLTALETTKVAAFKMVEPFKLSEPVQAAAANGIAGMTASLFSQAVFVPIDVVSQKLMVQGYSGHTKYNGGLDVARKILKSDGIRGLYRGFGLSVMTYSPSSAVWWASYGSSQRVIWSMLGHGTDLKGAAPSQLTIMLVQGTGGIVAGATASCITTPLDTIKTRLQVMGQERKSSARQVVKNLIKDDGWGGLYRGLGPRFFSMSAWGTSMILAYEYLKRLCAKDA, encoded by the exons ATGGACGCATCTAATGCCCGAGTTCATTCATTTGGCCAGACTGAGATTAATTGGGACAA GCTCGATAAGACTAAGTTTTATGTTGTTGGGGCTGGTATCTTTACTGGGATTACAGTGGCATTGTATCCTGTGTCTGTTGTAAAAACCAGGCTTCAGGTGGCTACAAAGGATACTGTTGAAAGAAATGTATTTTCTGTTGTCAGAGGTATACTGAAAACAGATGGTATTCCTGGTCTCTACAGAGGGTTTGGTACAGTCATTACTGGTGCAATTCCTGCTAGGATTATTTTTCTTACTGCTTTGGAGACCACAAAAGTGGCAGCTTTCAAGATGGTTGAACCATTTAAGCTATCTGAACCTGTGCAAGCAGCTGCAGCAAATGGTATTGCTGGAATGACAGCATCACTCTTTTCTCAAGCAGTGTTTGTGCCAATTGATGTG GTTAGCCAAAAGTTGATGGTACAAGGATattctggccatacaaaatacaaTGGAGGTCTAGATGTTGCTCGGAAAATTCTAAAGTCTGATGGTATAAGAGGACTGTACAGGGGGTTTGGTCTATCTGTTATGACTTATTCTCCATCTAGTGCTGTATGGTGGGCAAGTTATGGTTCAAGTCAACGTGTCATCTGGAG CATGTTGGGCCATGGTACTGACCTTAAGGGAGCCGCTCCTAGCCAGTTGACAATAATGTTAGTTCAGGGTACTGGAGGAATTGTTGCAGGAGCAACAGCATCTTGTATTACAACCCCATTGGATACTATCAAGACTCGCTTACAG GTGATGGGACAAGAAAGAAAAAGCTCTGCAAGACAAGTTGTTAAGAACTTGATTAAGGATGATGGATGGGGAGGTTTATATAGAGGGTTGGGTCCAAGATTTTTCAGCATGTCAGCATGGGGAACCTCAATGATATTAGCCTATGAATATTTGA AGCGATTGTGTGCAAAAGATGCATAG
- the LOC110672362 gene encoding probable methyltransferase At1g29790, with protein sequence MQKHNTSRSLKCLSRSLLAILCVALIISLFAIIILSSSISYPLYIFTTRTTNISPGLIRLPYSIHSQVSNLQAQLGVLLEQLHNGSSDSNTIAKFSDQVLRIALSLDKLADSLSSVSCNDPASDNEISKVDEDFSEPEESEDQEGSMGVKVFNSGELHNYTSPKPNRQSGKKIFLGVDAISPSVGLACTHMAANIDRFMNYKMYAMCPDDWDLAQKLIASGCDPLPRRRCLSRAPPKYTKPLPVNSSLWTQPSDSNILWSHYKCKRYSCLLSNETVDRRGFFKCADCFNLSKRGWQIPTNESISAEFTIDEVLGLKPGEIRVGLDFSPTTGTFAALMRERNVTIASATLNLGAPFSEVIALRGLLPLYLSIGSRLPFFDNTLDIVHSTLFLDGWIGMELLQFALFDWDRVLRPKGLLWVDRFFCKKEDMRLYLNEFSRLGYRKLLWRIVPKTDKLGDELFFSAVLEKPIRR encoded by the coding sequence ATGCAGAAGCACAACACCTCAAGATCTTTAAAATGCCTTTCTAGAAGCCTTCTTGCAATTCTATGTGTTGCCTTGATTATTAGCCTCTTCGCCATTATAATTTTGAGTTCCAGCATCTCTTATCCTCTCTACATCTTCACCACCAGGACCACAAACATCTCGCCTGGCTTAATTCGTTTGCCTTACTCCATTCACAGCCAAGTTTCTAATTTGCAGGCGCAGCTGGGAGTTTTGCTAGAGCAGCTGCATAATGGAAGTTCAGATTCAAATACAATAGCAAAATTTTCTGATCAAGTTCTTCGCATAGCTCTGTCCTTGGACAAGcttgctgatagtctatcaagtgTGTCCTGCAATGATCCTGCGAGTGATAATGAAATAAGCAAAGTTGATGAAGATTTTAGTGAACCTGAGGAAAGTGAAGATCAAGAAGGATCAATGGGTGTGAAGGTCTTCAATTCAGGTGAGCTTCACAACTATACTTCACCAAAACCAAATAGGCAAAGTGGAAAGAAAATTTTTCTAGGAGTTGACGCAATTAGTCCTTCCGTTGGACTAGCTTGTACGCATATGGCTGCAAACATAGATCGGTTCATGAATTACAAAATGTATGCGATGTGCCCAGATGACTGGGACTTGGCTCAAAAGCTTATTGCCAGTGGGTGTGACCCACTGCCAAGAAGGAGATGCCTATCAAGAGCACCTCCAAAATACACCAAGCCACTTCCTGTAAACTCCTCTCTTTGGACCCAACCTAGTGATAGTAATATCTTGTGGAGCCATTACAAATGCAAAAGGTATTCTTGTCTACTTTCCAATGAAACAGTGGACAGAAGAGGCTTCTTCAAATGTGCAGATTGCTTCAATCTTTCAAAAAGAGGATGGCAAATCCCAACAAATGAGTCTATTTCAGCTGAGTTCACTATTGATGAAGTTTTAGGATTAAAGCCAGGAGAGATTCGTGTTGGACTTGATTTTAGCCCCACAACAGGCACATTTGCTGCACTTATGAGGGAAAGAAATGTAACCATTGCATCAGCAACCTTGAATTTAGGCGCCCCTTTTAGTGAAGTGATTGCACTAAGAGGCCTGTTGCCTCTCTATCTATCCATTGGATCAAGATTGCCGTTCTTTGATAACACGCTTGATATTGTTCATTCTACTCTATTCTTGGATGGGTGGATTGGTATGGAACTCCTCCAATTTGCGCTATTCGATTGGGACAGAGTCCTTCGACCCAAGGGTCTTCTTTGGGTGGATCGTTTCTTCTGTAAGAAAGAAGATATGAGGCTGTATTTGAATGAGTTTTCGAGGCTAGGCTACAGGAAGCTACTATGGAGAATCGTACCAAAGACGGATAAACTCGGAGACGAGCTGTTCTTCTCTGCTGTGCTAGAAAAGCCAATTAGGAGATGA
- the LOC110672380 gene encoding uncharacterized protein LOC110672380, translating to MSKRQGPPKHQNRYAWKPKAGHKINETEVGGKLRPYSEITGVCPRCKEQIDWKRRYGKYKPLSEPAKCQRCSKRAVRQAYHNLCSACAKEQNVCAKCCCCVNQIIGRDSAEVEAEQKILEEAIKNARERDRRTLLRAMNKGTTKSTAKTVTNEANKVGDLFPSASLEEYAAKSGEHNRDLNGHNDLDRDGEEEEEEEEEEEDDDDEAQGVDKTKNEDECKCEDYDEDG from the exons ATGAGCAAGAGGCAGGGTCCGCCGAAGCACCAAAACCGGTACGCATGGAAACCCAAAGCCGGCCACAAAATCAACGAAACG GAAGTTGGAGGGAAGCTCAGACCATACTCGGAGATCACCGGGGTGTGCCCTCGCTGTAAAGAACAGATCGATTGGAAACGCCGTTACGGCAAATACAAGCCCCTCTCTGAGCCTGCCAAATG TCAACGATGCTCTAAACGTGCAGTCCGTCAGGCTTACCATAATTTATGTTCTG CTTGTGCAAAGGAGCAAAATGTTTGTGCAAAGTGTTGTTGCTGCGTGAACCAGATAATTGGAAG AGATTCTGCTGAAGTAGAGGCCGAGCAAAAGATACTCGAAGAG GCTATTAAGAATGCTagagaaagagatcggaggactcTTCTACGTGCT ATGAACAAAGGTACAACAAAGAGTACAGCAAAAACTGTAACCAATGAAGCAAACAAGGTTGGCGATTTGTTTCCCTCTGCATCACTTGAAGAATATGCGGCAAAAAGCGGAGAACATAATCGTGATCTTAATGGTCATAATGATCTTGATCGtgatggtgaagaagaagaagaagaagaagaagaagaagaagatgatgatgatgaagctCAAGGTGTGGATAAAACTAAAAATGAAGATGAGTGCAAATGTGAAGATTATGATGAAGATGGGTAG